Part of the Bubalus kerabau isolate K-KA32 ecotype Philippines breed swamp buffalo chromosome 18, PCC_UOA_SB_1v2, whole genome shotgun sequence genome is shown below.
gtgttcttgcctggagaatcccagggatggcggggcctgctgggctgccgtctatggggtcgtgcagagtcggacacgactgaagcaacctagcagtcATTTGTTTACTAAGAGCCTTCAttagtcattttattatttatattagaaTTTGAAAGTCATTCTATTATTTGGAGGCTTTTCACTAATTCATATTACTAAGAGAAATATATTAGTAAAATTTAAATTGTCCAATCAGCAAGGTTTTACAGTCTCATGCTTTCAAAAGTTTTTATCCATTTAAAACTAAGTGAAAAAGTGGAAGTACACATCACAATAGTCATCTAAAATAGGTTCAAGCTTACCTTGTAGATGGGTTGTCTCTGAGACTTCAAGAGATTCTAGGGAAGTTAGAGTGAGAAGCAATTCCTGTTCTATTGCACTCAGCTCACATTGGCTTATGCAGCACTTGGTGAAAGACGCCCTGAACTGCTCAAGAGCTGGGCGGATGTTTTCAATAAAACCCCTGCTGTGGTTCAAGTGGAGTTCAATGTGCTGTGCAGCTGAGAAAACCTCTATTAGAAACCTTAGCATCTCCTGATCCACAGCATAGGTATTAGtcacatgaacttccagaagggGAATCTTGTACTGCTTTGAAGGAAGGTTCCAATAGCCAGTGTTGATGGCTGGTGGTGCATTGAGTCGCATATTCTGAAAATGCTGAATGATTTCATGTTTTTCATCTAAACTCTGCTTCCATTCACTCTCAAGTTCAAAGGCAGAAGCATAGTCCTGATCTATAGTTGGTGCCTGGGATTTATCTAAAATTCTTTCCAAGGGCATATCTGTTTTGAATAATGTATTTCCATTTATGGAGACCTGGATGCTCCTCAACAATAACAGGCTTTCTGGGTGGTCAAAAAAATACTGTAACTTAAGCACATCCAAACACAGGGTTCTCCCACGAAGGAATTGCAAAATGAAAGGAGAACATGCAGCAACAGTGTTGCTTTGATACGCAATCTTTATAGCCAGAGCTAGCAAATGTTTTGAAGCCAGTGAAAGGTAATTTTGTGGAGATAACTGCCACATCAACCTGAAAAATTGCATCACCTCTGAAATTTCTGGATGATGCTTCAGATAGTCGTCATTTTCAGATACATTCTCCAGTGTCTCTTTATTATCCACCAAGAGAAGCAAATGGGATACAATTTTTGGCCCTGCCTTTGTTGAAGGATGGCGGGAGACACAGTTCAAAAAATTGGCATAGGGATAGATAACCATCAAGGTTGAGTTGATTCGTTTCAAATAATGAAGTCCCAAATCTTGGTCTTCTTGCCTATCAGAATCCAGGAGTTCGGTCAGCCTCATTCCAGCAAGGAATTCTTGAAATGCAGGATTTAAAAACTGATAGACTGGCCTCAGTCTCTGGGCTGTGAATTTGCTCATCAGGTACATGGCTAGATCTTCCTCTTCACCAACCCCTGCTTCTATGAGGTCCTCATCACTAAACTCAAAGCAAGATGAAAAAAACCCTTTCAAGGCTAGATCACCGCAGGAGGACACAGTTGCTTTGAGAAGGTCAGCTTCAGTTTTGTGCTTTAAGAAAAGGCATTCCATATAGGACTCGAAGACAGCCACACTATCAAAGGACTGATGAAAACGATTCTGAAACCAACTAGCACGGACTGCTGCTACAAACAAGGGAGTTTTCTGAATTCCCTGCCAAGTTTGATTCATTCCAAAGTCAACCATCAACTTTCGCAGACGGGTCAAATCACCTGAAAAGAGCTTCTGTAATATAGAAATAGTATTATAGAAAGGAAACGCCTTAATCTCTATGATTGTATCTAGGTATCGGCGGATGTTCTTGGCCCTATTTGTACGGACAGTGATCACCAAGCAGGTCCTTGACAAATGTTTTTTTTGAATCATCCTTGCTATGACTTGGGGGACTGAGCACATTTCTTTGTAGTCATCCAAAAGGAATAACACCTGGTTCTTTAACTGCTGGATGATATTCCTTAGGCCCATTTCAGTAACAGATACATTTGTCTCTAAGAGTTGGTCACGAATGACACTGGCCAGCCCCTGCTCCGGTCTGGTAGAgccaagagagagacagaaaaccaGCTGGAACCTGTTTAACAAGGGACAGCATCCTGATGCCCACAGATGAGCTATTTTCTTCAGGAGGATGGTCTTTCCACTCCCAGCTTCACCCTCCACACACATGACAGAGTTCAAGTTAGCAAAGACTTCAGGCAACACCACAGGCTCTTGCACAGGATTGGTGATGTGTTTTAAAGCAAAGGACAGATCACAATCCAGCCACTGGTCAGTGGCTAGACAGGAAGAGATCTCAAGCAAAGACATGTGGCAGAAAGGAGCACTGGTATAGACTTTTCTCAGGCGCTCACTCAGGCTCTCTGCCTCCTGAAACCACTGGGCTTCACCCTGGGCCACCtctgtggagaaaagaaaggaggcaCAGTTATAAACAAATATTCCTATTATCCCCtacatatgggacttccctggcagtctagtggttaagcctccatgcttccactgcagggggtgcaggttcaacccctggttggggaactaatatcccacatgctgtgtattttggccataaataaataaataatataataaaatcctCTATATACAAAGATATGTACACATTCATATAATCCCATGTGCTACCTCCAAATCCTTACCTGGCACTATAGAACTAACTGCTGTTGACTCTTCAAGATTGCTTTCACTTGTGATttcctttgaaaagaaaattctctattAAGTTAACATCTGTATAAGTGGGTGGGGCCTCAACTTGCAATCAGAAACCAGACATTTTCTAAACACAAGCCACCCTCAAGTGTTTATGCCAGTTGCAGGGAGGAGTGCtacaaatatgaaataataagTGATCTGCAAACACATGCAAGTGTATGCTTCTATATGGTACCCAAACAGTGCATTCCTTGGGTGACATGAGCAGTGATTACTGACCAGGTGATTAGAATCACAGTGTCAGGAGCAAGATGGACCCTCCAGAAACTATTCGGTGTAGCTTCTGATCTCAgttattaaaagtattttaaatattacatacCTGGGATATAGGGAGATtaagtttcttcttttaaaaataagttctttaagggaggtggggggagatgAGCAAAATTGGTGgaagggattaagagatacaaaagttaaagtgaaagtgaagtcgcttagtcatatccgactctttgcgatcccgtggactgtagcccaccaggctcgtctatccatgagattctccaggcaagaatactggagtgggttgccatttccttctccaggggatcttccagacccagggatcaaacccagatctcccgcattgcaggcagacgctttaacatctgagccaccagggaagccctaagagatacaaacttccagttataaaataagtaagtcacaGAGATGGAATGTACAACAAGGGGAAAATAGTCAATAATACTATAATAACTTTTTATGATGCAGACAGTAACTAGACTTATGGTagtaatcattttgtaatgtacagAATATCTAATACTATGTAGTATACCTGGAATTAATATTGTAAGTCacatatacatcaataaaataaaaacagctatTTCTATACCCCCAAATGTTTTCCTTCAATTTCGTTTTTGGTTCACAAATGTAAAAGATGAGTCAAATGAATGGCAAattactctgttttctttttcatgggatGACAATATACTTAATATACAGCCTCAAAtaaggggggtgtgtgtgtgtgtgtgtgtgtgtgttaaattgGTAGTGGCTAATATTCCAGAGAAATATATAGAGTTTCTTAGTTTAAAGGGGTCAACCTATTAATCTGACCATTAATTGTCAGATTGGTTGGTCATTTGCATTTGTAAAAGAAACATATCTTCCCAGCTTTGAGAAAAGCCAACTAGCAAGTCAGACCTTACTGCCCTTCAAATGAAGATCACTGATGGGATCTAGGTAGCCTGGATGCTAATCAACTCTTAGGTCCAAACAAGTCTGGGCACCAAAGTAGAAGGGACTGACTCTACATTTCATGAAGCTAGGCATTATGTTGTGTTTAATGTAGTATCCCCATCTGTAAGTAGCTCTTAATAGATGCTTAACAGATATTGGCAGAATTTATTGACTGATTTATTTATGAtggatcttccctgtagctcagatagtaaagaatctgcaatgcaggagacccagattaatccctgagttgggaagattctttggagaagggaatggcaatccgtattcttgcctggagaatcccatggacagaggagagtggcaggctacaattcgtggggtcacaaagagttggacatgactgagtgactgacactactTATTTATGATGAGTAGTTCCTGCTCAAAACTGTTCTTAATCACATGATCACACACTCTGAAAATAAACAAGGTTGCATTCGATACCGTTAACTCAGAAAGTTCATCGTGGCTCTGAAGGTCTGGACTCGCTTCTGCGGAGGACTTCACACTCTGGAGAAACTGACAACTAAGCACACAAGTTACAAGTtacagagatcagatcagatcagtcgctcagtcgtgtccgactctttgcgaccccatgaatcgcagcacgccaggcctccctgtccatcaccaactcccagagttcactcagactcatgtccaccgagtcagtgatgccatccagccatctcatcctctgtcgtccccttctcctcctgcccccaatccctcccagcatcagggtcttttccaatgagtcaactcttcacatcaggtggccaaagtactggagttacagaGATAGTTGTATGCAATGAAACCTTTGCTTTAGGTTTTCAAAAACACTGTCAGAGTTTTAGTGGCAAAGATTAAGTATAAAATTAACATTTCCTGTGAGTCTGTCAGTGTCTTTATCAAGCAAGGCATGTAGACTGTGGCTCCTGGGAGCAGAGATGTAAATGGCTCATAAAGTAATGGTGGGGATAACCAGCCAATTTGGTGGAGTGGGAGCATATTTAACACTCATCCATGAAACCAACTAAAATGAACCTagtggaaagaaaatagagacaaCAACTCCATCTATGGATTCTGGGACAACGACAACAAAAAGGACATGAGCAGGAAAAAAATGGTGAAACACAGGTAAACACCTGGAGTTGACTGTAATGTAccagtgttgttttttttaattttaacaaatatacCAGGGTAATGTAAGATGTTAGTACTAGAGGAAACTGAGTATGGAAATCAGGAACACTCTGTattatcttttcaccttttctCTAAATCTAAAAATACCcccaaataaaaagtttatttcagaaaaaaaaaacctccatcaATATGAAGACTAGAGAATGGCCCTAAAAACAATTTGCTAGACATCATGAAATTGGAACATACGATACTTTCTAAATTCAGTTATGGTGTTTGCCTGAAGAACCCAGGAAGAAAATTCTACAGAGCTCTATTCACAATCATTAACTTGGATAAATGAGAACTATAAATGTGAGTAGGTAAATGATAAAACTAGAAACAACTCTCTCCGCTTATTCTTATGCTGCTGAATTACAGGAAAGCAGGAGATAAAGCCAGAGGacacatcatttttattttcctagatGAATGACTTGGAGATGAGCCCAGGAATAGAAGGGCAGCTATAGAAAAAGCTAGCAGGACTTTAAATGCTTCTGTCCAAGGTGACTGTGCAGATAAACCCATCAAGGGAAAGGTTACTCCTACTCTGAAGGAAGGTAAAATGCAGACTTTTCTGTACAAATAAAGCCAATGAATTTAGCTTCCAGCAGACTAGtactacaagaaatgttaaaggaagttcTTCTTAAGTTTCTTCTTAAAAGGAAAATCATAACAGATGGAAACTTGGTTTTACCCAAAGGAATGAAGTGTTCCAGGAATGGTAACTCATTGGGTAAATATGAAATAtgctttctctctttctaaaatgtatttaaaagataattatttacAACAAAGATATAACACTACATTGTGAGATTTAGAATACATGTGAAGTAGAATATATGGTAACAATAGTACAGAGAATAGGAAGGGGAAAATAGAAGTATACTATTGGTTCATACATTATATGTCAATTGTTCTAAAATTATTTGAAGATGACTGTGATTTGTTAAATGTGCATTATGTAGATTATAGAGCAGGCACTAAAAAGATAAAGTTGTACAGCTAAAAAGCCAACTATggagataaaatggaatattgAAAAATACTCAAATGCAAgtcaggaaaagaagaaacaaacaagagatggataaatagaaaaaaaaatagcaaaatagtAGATTAAAATCCAACCATATCAATGATTCTATTAAATGTAAATGTTCTAAACACTCCCAGTAGGAAGCAGATATTGGGGAATCtcttggtgctccagtggttaggactccttgctctcactgccagggctctggttagggaactaagatcccacaagctgtacagcacagccaaaaaactcaaacaaacaacaataacaacaaaaaaagaaagcagatgttGTCAGACTGTTAAAAAAGCAAGACCCAcctatgctgtctacaagaaattcactttaaagttacaggttaaaagtaaaattattttaggaattccttggtggtccagtggttaggactccattctctctgggtttgatctctggtctggtaACTAAGATCCCTCACGTTGTACtccgcagccaaaaaaaaaaaaattcaaaaaatacagAATCATGCAAAAACTAAAAGCTGGAGTGGCTACAGAATATTAACATCAGATAAAGACTCACGAACAAGGAGTACCAAGGGAGATAAAAAGGATATTTCATATACTCTCTGAATAAGAAAGAGGAAAGGGTAAAGAATACACAAGATATGTTTCTGAAGAAAAAGAGCAAGGAAACTATgtgggaaaatatgaaaatatgttcaacattatTAGTAATTAGATTGACAAAAATTGGGGCAATACTAAGTTAGTGAGGGAGCAGACAGAATGGAAACATCTATACCAGTGAGAATATAAAtcagtacagccactttggaaaaagtTTTGCATAAAAGAGTAAAGTTGAATGTGTACATCGTATTACTTTGCAATTCCATGGCTGGTTATGTATCCTAGAGGAATATGAGCACTGGAAATTATGTCCAAGAAGGTTCATAGAGGCATTATTTGAATTGCAACATTCTGAAAACAACCCAGATGTTGAATCTAGAAGgataaattttatattcataaaacAATATACTATATAGCAATGAGAACAAGTAAATTGCAACTCTAACATAATTATAAATGAGTCTCAAAAACGTTATGGAGTAAAACAAGTCAGTCATCACAGAAGAACCATGCAGTATCCTTccatttatttgaatttatagAACAGGCAAAGTTAAGTATGTTTAATGATACATATGTAGCTGGTGAAACCATTCGGAG
Proteins encoded:
- the NAIP gene encoding baculoviral IAP repeat-containing protein 1, which encodes MATQEKAPEERISQFDYALLPEMSAFLGVNALQFVKEIEEKEHRDREKMQKGFNSQMRSEAKRLKTFVTYDTFSSWTPQEMAEAGFYFTGTKSGIQCFCCSLILFGTSLHNTPMGHHKKFHPDCEFLLGKDVGNIAKYEIRVQKPENTLRRDDKARYQEEKARLESFKNWPFYAQGTSPRELSSAGFVFTGKRDTVQCFSCGGCLGNWEDDDDPWKEHAKWFPKCEFLQSKKSLEEITQYIQGYKGFVDVTGEHFLNSWVKRDLSVASVCCNGSNSPSFVNEELLLQSFKSWHPSYPVGAAALAKAGFFYTGKSDIVRCFSCGGCLHEWKEGDDPLEEHAKFFPNCQFLQSVKSSAEASPDLQSHDELSELTEITSESNLEESTAVSSIVPEVAQGEAQWFQEAESLSERLRKVYTSAPFCHMSLLEISSCLATDQWLDCDLSFALKHITNPVQEPVVLPEVFANLNSVMCVEGEAGSGKTILLKKIAHLWASGCCPLLNRFQLVFCLSLGSTRPEQGLASVIRDQLLETNVSVTEMGLRNIIQQLKNQVLFLLDDYKEMCSVPQVIARMIQKKHLSRTCLVITVRTNRAKNIRRYLDTIIEIKAFPFYNTISILQKLFSGDLTRLRKLMVDFGMNQTWQGIQKTPLFVAAVRASWFQNRFHQSFDSVAVFESYMECLFLKHKTEADLLKATVSSCGDLALKGFFSSCFEFSDEDLIEAGVGEEEDLAMYLMSKFTAQRLRPVYQFLNPAFQEFLAGMRLTELLDSDRQEDQDLGLHYLKRINSTLMVIYPYANFLNCVSRHPSTKAGPKIVSHLLLLVDNKETLENVSENDDYLKHHPEISEVMQFFRLMWQLSPQNYLSLASKHLLALAIKIAYQSNTVAACSPFILQFLRGRTLCLDVLKLQYFFDHPESLLLLRSIQVSINGNTLFKTDMPLERILDKSQAPTIDQDYASAFELESEWKQSLDEKHEIIQHFQNMRLNAPPAINTGYWNLPSKQYKIPLLEVHVTNTYAVDQEMLRFLIEVFSAAQHIELHLNHSRGFIENIRPALEQFRASFTKCCISQCELSAIEQELLLTLTSLESLEVSETTHLQDQLFLSLDKFLCLKELSVNLQQDVFSVISEEFLNLHHMEKLLIQISSKCSPSKLVRLVQNSPNLQVFHLECNSFSDFESLVTALASRKKLEEIKFSGQFFQANPFVIVLPNFTSLKILKLGLQYIPDKETAEKFAYALGSLNNLEELILPTGDGIHQMARLIIQQCQHLQCLQGLQFFKTLDDDSVVEIAKVAINGGFQKLKRLDFSMNHKITEEGYRNFFQTLDNLPNLQELTISRHFKECIKVQAATVKSLSQCVLRLPSLLRLNMLSWLLDAEDITLLTATIKKHPQSKHFILSWKWILPFSPIIQEPIS